The Methylomusa anaerophila genome has a segment encoding these proteins:
- the rplC gene encoding 50S ribosomal protein L3, translated as MAKSILGKKVGMTQIFTAEGKVIPVTVVEAGPNVVIQNKTVENDGYNAVQLGFGEVKEKKVTKPMKGHFAKANVKPVKFIRELRLPGASEYTVGQVLTAETFAEGELVDVTGTAKGKGFAGGIKRHHFRRGPMAHGSKSHREPGTIGSRMSGGGGKVFKGKKLPGRMGGNKVTVQRLSVVRVDVPRNLILIKGAIPGPKGSLVVVKNTVKPGK; from the coding sequence ATGGCTAAAAGCATTTTAGGAAAAAAAGTTGGCATGACACAAATCTTTACGGCTGAGGGCAAAGTAATCCCGGTTACAGTTGTTGAAGCCGGTCCCAACGTCGTAATTCAAAACAAAACAGTCGAAAACGACGGCTACAACGCAGTGCAGCTTGGGTTCGGTGAAGTAAAAGAGAAAAAAGTAACCAAACCGATGAAAGGTCACTTTGCGAAGGCTAATGTCAAACCGGTGAAGTTCATTCGCGAGCTGCGCCTGCCTGGAGCCTCTGAATATACAGTTGGTCAGGTATTAACCGCTGAAACCTTCGCTGAAGGTGAATTGGTTGATGTAACCGGCACCGCCAAGGGCAAAGGTTTCGCCGGCGGTATCAAACGCCACCACTTCAGACGCGGACCTATGGCTCACGGTTCCAAATCCCACCGCGAACCCGGTACCATCGGCTCCCGGATGAGCGGCGGCGGCGGTAAAGTATTTAAAGGGAAAAAACTGCCTGGCCGTATGGGCGGCAACAAAGTAACCGTTCAGCGTCTCTCTGTTGTACGGGTAGATGTACCCCGCAACCTGATTCTTATCAAAGGTGCAATTCCCGGACCCAAAGGCAGCCTGGTAGTTGTTAAAAATACAGTCAAACCCGGTAAGTAA
- a CDS encoding ribosomal L7Ae/L30e/S12e/Gadd45 family protein — protein sequence MSNVALDTLKTAKKVIGAKQTARAVEKGLALKVYLAQDADRRVIAPLMETCRRNQIPIETGATMGELGKACGIEVGAASVAIVKEQQ from the coding sequence GTGAGTAATGTGGCCCTTGACACTTTAAAAACTGCAAAGAAAGTAATTGGCGCCAAACAAACTGCCCGGGCTGTGGAGAAAGGTCTGGCCCTGAAGGTATATTTGGCACAGGATGCGGACCGGCGGGTAATAGCCCCGCTAATGGAAACATGTAGACGCAATCAGATCCCAATTGAAACCGGAGCTACAATGGGTGAATTGGGTAAGGCTTGCGGTATTGAGGTAGGCGCCGCCTCGGTTGCTATTGTTAAGGAGCAGCAATAA
- the rplD gene encoding 50S ribosomal protein L4 produces the protein MPKVAVYDITGVQTGEMELNDNVFGVEINEAVVHQAVVMQLASQRLGTHATKTRGVVRGGGRKPWRQKGTGRARSGSTRSPVWVGGGTVFGPQPRSYKFSMPRKVRRLAIKSALTAKVNAGQLLVVEDINFAEPKTKNVVKMLDGFQAQDDKALIITAEANENVEKSSRNIPGVKTINSLGLNVYDLLHHNKVLVTKDAVAKIEEVLA, from the coding sequence ATGCCGAAAGTGGCAGTATATGATATAACCGGTGTTCAAACCGGTGAGATGGAACTTAATGATAACGTATTTGGCGTAGAGATAAATGAAGCGGTTGTGCACCAGGCGGTTGTGATGCAACTGGCTAGCCAGCGCCTCGGTACCCACGCTACCAAGACCAGAGGTGTGGTGCGCGGCGGCGGCAGAAAACCCTGGAGACAAAAAGGTACCGGCCGGGCGCGGTCCGGCAGTACCCGTTCGCCGGTATGGGTTGGCGGCGGCACCGTATTTGGACCTCAGCCCCGCAGTTATAAATTCAGCATGCCGCGTAAAGTCCGCCGTTTGGCTATCAAGTCGGCTCTTACCGCGAAAGTAAATGCCGGCCAGCTTCTCGTAGTGGAAGATATTAATTTTGCTGAACCTAAAACCAAGAACGTCGTAAAAATGCTGGATGGCTTCCAGGCGCAAGACGACAAGGCGCTCATCATCACTGCTGAGGCCAATGAAAACGTAGAGAAATCTTCACGTAACATTCCCGGGGTAAAAACCATCAATTCGCTGGGGCTTAATGTTTACGACCTTCTCCATCATAACAAGGTACTGGTAACCAAAGATGCCGTGGCCAAGATTGAGGAGGTGCTGGCATAA
- the fusA gene encoding elongation factor G, which yields MARKFPLEKTRNIGIMAHIDAGKTTTTERILFYTGRVHKIGEVHDGAATMDWMVQEQERGITITSAATTCQWNGHRINIIDTPGHVDFTVEVERSLRVLDGSVAVFCAKGGVEPQSETVWRQADKYGVPRMAYVNKMDITGADFYRVIDMMKSRLGANAVPIQLPIGFEDTFKGFIDLIEMKAVIYTDDLGKVSEATDIPEDMQEQAEIYRQNLLDAVAESDDDLMMKYLEGEELSKEEIKTVIRKATIACKMTPVLCGSSYKNKGVQPLLDAVVEYMPAPTDIPAIKGVNPETGAEDERKADDNLPFSSLAFKIMADPYVGKLAFFRVYSGKLASGSYVFNSTKNKRERIGRILQMHANHREEIEEVYTGDIAAAVGLKDTTTGDTLCDDKNVIILESMVFPEPVISVAVEPKTKADQEKMGTALSRLAEEDPTFRMHTDPETGQTIISGMGELHLEIIVDRMLREFKVECNVGKPQVAYRETIRKAVKAEGKFVRQSGGRGQYGHCWLEIEPLEPGQGFAFENKVVGGAIPKEYIGPIEAGVKEAMETGVSAGYPMVDIKVTVYDGSYHDVDSSEMAFKIAGSMGFKAGAAKANPIILEPYMKVEVTVPEEYMGDVIGDLNSRRGRIEGMEARAGAQAIRSFVPLSEMFGYATDLRSKTQGRGNYSMEFDHYEEVPKNIAEAIAAKVKGV from the coding sequence GTGGCCCGAAAGTTTCCTCTGGAAAAGACGCGGAACATCGGTATAATGGCCCATATTGACGCCGGCAAGACCACTACGACAGAACGGATACTTTTTTATACCGGTAGAGTACACAAAATTGGTGAAGTACATGATGGCGCTGCCACTATGGACTGGATGGTTCAAGAGCAGGAAAGAGGTATTACAATTACTTCAGCGGCCACTACTTGTCAATGGAACGGTCATCGTATTAATATCATTGACACACCAGGGCACGTGGACTTTACTGTTGAAGTAGAACGTTCGCTCAGGGTTCTTGATGGCTCGGTTGCTGTTTTTTGTGCCAAGGGTGGTGTTGAACCACAGTCTGAAACCGTATGGCGTCAAGCCGACAAATATGGCGTTCCGCGCATGGCATATGTAAATAAAATGGATATCACCGGGGCTGATTTCTACCGGGTTATCGACATGATGAAATCCCGCCTTGGCGCCAATGCTGTACCCATTCAACTGCCTATCGGGTTTGAGGACACCTTCAAAGGTTTCATTGATCTGATTGAAATGAAGGCAGTTATCTATACGGATGATCTCGGCAAGGTAAGCGAGGCGACCGACATTCCTGAAGATATGCAGGAACAGGCGGAAATTTACCGGCAGAACCTGTTGGATGCCGTAGCTGAAAGCGATGACGACCTGATGATGAAATATCTGGAGGGTGAAGAACTCTCCAAAGAGGAAATTAAAACCGTCATCCGTAAAGCCACAATCGCCTGTAAAATGACACCGGTACTGTGTGGCTCATCCTACAAAAACAAAGGTGTGCAGCCGCTTTTGGATGCTGTTGTCGAGTATATGCCGGCTCCTACCGATATTCCGGCTATTAAAGGGGTGAATCCTGAAACCGGCGCCGAAGATGAGCGGAAAGCCGACGATAATCTGCCGTTTTCGTCTCTGGCCTTCAAAATTATGGCCGACCCGTATGTTGGTAAACTAGCCTTCTTCCGGGTATATTCCGGTAAACTGGCATCCGGCTCCTACGTCTTTAATTCCACTAAGAACAAACGGGAGCGTATCGGCCGCATTCTGCAGATGCACGCCAACCACCGGGAAGAAATCGAAGAAGTTTACACAGGGGACATTGCGGCAGCGGTTGGCCTCAAAGACACAACCACCGGTGATACCCTGTGTGACGATAAAAACGTGATTATCTTAGAGTCAATGGTCTTCCCCGAACCGGTTATTTCAGTTGCTGTAGAACCAAAGACCAAAGCCGATCAGGAAAAAATGGGCACCGCCCTGTCCCGTCTCGCCGAAGAAGACCCAACTTTCCGCATGCATACTGATCCGGAAACCGGGCAAACTATCATTTCCGGTATGGGTGAATTACATCTGGAGATTATCGTCGACCGGATGCTGCGGGAATTCAAAGTAGAATGTAACGTAGGCAAGCCTCAAGTTGCTTACCGCGAAACCATCCGGAAGGCAGTCAAGGCTGAAGGCAAGTTTGTTCGCCAGTCCGGCGGCCGCGGCCAATACGGTCACTGCTGGCTGGAAATCGAGCCGCTTGAGCCCGGTCAAGGCTTTGCCTTTGAAAACAAAGTCGTCGGCGGCGCCATTCCCAAAGAGTATATCGGTCCTATCGAGGCTGGCGTCAAAGAAGCAATGGAAACCGGCGTATCGGCGGGTTACCCGATGGTTGACATCAAGGTAACCGTTTACGATGGTTCGTACCACGATGTGGACTCTTCCGAAATGGCGTTCAAAATTGCCGGATCAATGGGCTTTAAAGCCGGTGCCGCCAAAGCTAATCCAATCATCTTAGAGCCGTATATGAAAGTGGAAGTTACCGTACCGGAAGAATACATGGGTGACGTTATTGGCGACCTCAACTCCCGCCGGGGCCGGATAGAAGGTATGGAAGCCCGTGCCGGGGCTCAAGCCATCCGATCTTTTGTACCGCTTTCCGAAATGTTCGGCTATGCTACCGACCTTCGTTCGAAAACCCAAGGCCGCGGCAACTACTCCATGGAATTCGATCATTACGAGGAAGTGCCTAAAAACATTGCAGAAGCAATCGCTGCTAAGGTAAAAGGTGTGTAA
- the tuf gene encoding elongation factor Tu: MAKKKFERNKPHVNIGTIGHVDHGKTSLTAAITLTLSKHGGAEFMAYDQIDKAPEERERGITINTAHVEYETAKRHYAHVDCPGHADYVKNMITGAAQMDGAILVVSAADGPMPQTREHILLSRQVGVPAMVVFLNKSDLVDDAELMELVEMEVRELLSSYEFPGDDIPVVAGSAVKCLECGCAKPDCEWCGKIHQLMEQVDNYIPTPERDTDKTFLMPVEDVFTITGRGTVATGRVERGTVKVGDTIEIVGMSDKPKSTVVTGVEMFRKLLDSAVAGDNIGALLRGVERKEIERGQVLAKPGSIKPHTKFKSEVYVLSKEEGGRHTPFFNGYRPQFYFRTTDVTGVVHLPEGVEMVMPGDNVQMAIELITPIAIEEGLRFAIREGGRTVGAGVVTAISE, encoded by the coding sequence ATGGCTAAGAAAAAATTTGAAAGAAACAAACCCCACGTTAACATTGGTACAATTGGTCACGTTGACCATGGCAAAACATCCCTGACCGCTGCAATCACTCTGACATTGTCCAAACACGGCGGCGCAGAGTTCATGGCTTATGACCAGATTGACAAAGCCCCGGAAGAAAGAGAGCGGGGGATTACCATTAACACCGCTCACGTTGAGTATGAGACGGCAAAGCGTCACTATGCCCACGTCGACTGCCCGGGCCACGCCGACTACGTTAAAAATATGATTACCGGTGCTGCGCAGATGGACGGAGCCATCCTGGTTGTATCCGCAGCCGACGGGCCGATGCCGCAAACCCGTGAGCACATCCTCCTGTCCCGCCAGGTAGGTGTGCCGGCGATGGTTGTGTTCCTAAACAAATCTGACCTGGTTGACGATGCCGAACTGATGGAACTGGTTGAAATGGAAGTTCGTGAACTTCTCTCCAGCTATGAATTTCCCGGGGACGACATTCCGGTAGTAGCCGGCTCGGCCGTAAAGTGCCTGGAGTGCGGGTGCGCTAAGCCGGATTGTGAATGGTGCGGCAAAATCCATCAACTGATGGAGCAAGTAGATAATTATATTCCGACACCGGAACGCGATACCGACAAAACCTTCCTGATGCCGGTGGAAGACGTATTCACCATTACCGGTCGCGGTACAGTTGCAACGGGCCGTGTAGAACGGGGCACGGTAAAAGTAGGGGACACCATTGAAATCGTAGGTATGAGCGATAAACCAAAATCCACGGTAGTAACGGGTGTGGAAATGTTCCGCAAGCTGTTGGATTCGGCAGTAGCCGGCGATAATATCGGCGCCCTGCTGCGCGGAGTTGAGCGGAAAGAAATCGAGCGGGGCCAAGTCTTGGCTAAACCCGGTTCCATCAAACCCCATACCAAATTCAAATCGGAAGTATACGTATTGTCCAAAGAAGAAGGGGGCCGCCACACGCCGTTCTTTAACGGCTACCGGCCGCAATTCTACTTTCGTACCACCGACGTAACCGGAGTGGTACACCTGCCGGAAGGTGTGGAAATGGTAATGCCGGGTGACAATGTGCAAATGGCCATCGAGCTCATCACCCCCATTGCCATTGAAGAAGGTCTGCGGTTCGCCATCCGTGAAGGCGGCCGTACCGTAGGCGCCGGCGTGGTAACCGCTATTTCCGAATAA
- the rpsJ gene encoding 30S ribosomal protein S10, with product MAKQQKIRIRLKAYDHKALDQSATKIVDTAKRTGALVSGPIPLPTEKNIFTILRSPHVNKDSREQFEMRTHKRLIDILEPTPKTVDALMRLDLPAGVDIEIKL from the coding sequence ATGGCTAAACAGCAAAAAATCAGAATCCGCCTCAAAGCGTATGATCACAAAGCACTAGATCAAAGTGCAACTAAAATTGTTGATACCGCAAAAAGAACCGGCGCGTTAGTTTCCGGTCCCATTCCCCTTCCTACCGAAAAAAATATCTTCACGATTCTTCGTTCACCCCATGTCAACAAAGACTCCCGGGAACAATTCGAAATGCGTACACACAAGCGCTTAATCGACATCCTGGAGCCGACGCCAAAGACGGTAGACGCTTTGATGCGTCTTGATCTTCCGGCTGGTGTGGACATTGAAATCAAGCTGTAG
- the rplB gene encoding 50S ribosomal protein L2, with product MAVKSFKPYAPGRRFMTVADFSEITTDRPERSLTERLQKHAGRNQQGRLTVRHQGGGHKRLYRIIDFKRNKDGIPAKVATIEYDPNRSARIALLNYIDGEKRYILAPNGLNVGDNIMSGAEADIKVGNALPLKNIPVGTILHNIELKIGKGGQLVRSAGAGAQLMAKEGDYALLRLPSGELRKVHTNCRATVGQVGNLEHENITIGKAGRTRWLGIRPANRGVAMNPIDHPHGGGEGRSPVGRKHPVTPWGKCAMGTKTRKKKASDKLIVKRRTK from the coding sequence ATGGCAGTAAAAAGCTTTAAACCATACGCTCCCGGCAGACGGTTTATGACAGTAGCCGATTTCTCCGAAATTACTACCGACCGTCCGGAGCGATCACTGACCGAGCGCCTGCAAAAACATGCCGGCCGCAACCAGCAAGGCCGTTTAACGGTCCGGCATCAAGGCGGCGGCCATAAACGACTGTATCGTATCATTGATTTTAAACGCAATAAAGATGGCATCCCGGCAAAAGTGGCCACTATTGAATACGATCCTAACCGTTCGGCGCGGATTGCGCTTTTAAACTACATTGATGGTGAAAAACGTTACATTCTCGCTCCCAACGGCCTCAATGTAGGCGACAACATAATGAGCGGTGCGGAAGCCGACATCAAAGTCGGCAACGCTTTACCACTGAAAAACATTCCTGTGGGTACCATACTCCATAACATTGAGCTTAAAATCGGTAAAGGCGGCCAATTGGTCCGTTCTGCCGGCGCCGGTGCGCAGCTCATGGCCAAAGAAGGCGACTACGCGCTTCTCAGATTGCCTTCCGGCGAACTTCGTAAAGTTCACACCAACTGTCGGGCGACTGTTGGTCAAGTAGGCAACCTAGAACATGAAAACATCACCATCGGCAAAGCCGGCCGCACTCGTTGGCTGGGTATTCGTCCCGCTAACCGCGGTGTGGCCATGAACCCGATCGACCATCCCCATGGTGGCGGCGAAGGACGTTCACCTGTCGGACGTAAACATCCGGTTACTCCTTGGGGCAAATGCGCCATGGGTACCAAGACCCGGAAAAAGAAAGCTTCGGATAAACTGATTGTTAAGAGACGGACGAAATAG
- the rpsG gene encoding 30S ribosomal protein S7, with amino-acid sequence MPRKGPIPKRDVLPDPVYNSKLVTRFVNKVMLDGKKGIAENIVYDAFDVIQAKTGKDPLEIFEGALKNVMPVLEVRARRVGGANYQVPVEVRPDRRLSLGIRWLVGYSRKRGEKTMYERLAAELMDAANNAGASVKKREDTHKMAEANKAFAHYRW; translated from the coding sequence ATGCCAAGAAAAGGTCCTATACCCAAACGGGATGTACTGCCGGATCCGGTGTATAACTCCAAGCTTGTCACCAGGTTTGTCAACAAAGTAATGCTGGATGGCAAAAAGGGTATTGCAGAAAATATAGTTTATGACGCATTTGATGTGATTCAGGCGAAAACTGGTAAAGATCCGCTGGAAATATTTGAAGGCGCACTTAAAAACGTTATGCCTGTGCTTGAGGTTCGTGCCCGCCGGGTTGGTGGCGCTAACTACCAAGTGCCGGTGGAAGTTCGTCCTGACCGCCGTCTCTCACTGGGAATTCGTTGGTTGGTCGGCTATTCCCGCAAGCGCGGTGAGAAGACTATGTATGAAAGACTGGCTGCAGAATTGATGGATGCCGCAAATAACGCCGGCGCTTCCGTGAAAAAACGTGAAGACACTCACAAAATGGCTGAAGCTAATAAGGCTTTTGCCCATTATCGCTGGTAA
- the rpsL gene encoding 30S ribosomal protein S12: MPTISQLVRKSREDMEKKSTAPALKECPQKRGVCTRVYTTTPKKPNSALRKVARVRLTNGIEVTAYIPGIGHNLQEHSVVLIRGGRVKDLPGVRYHIIRGSLDTAGVAKRNQGRSKYGAKRASAKKQ; the protein is encoded by the coding sequence ATGCCGACAATTAGCCAGTTGGTACGTAAAAGCAGAGAAGATATGGAAAAAAAATCCACTGCTCCTGCGCTCAAAGAATGTCCGCAAAAACGTGGCGTTTGCACGAGAGTATACACAACTACTCCTAAAAAACCGAACTCCGCCCTGCGTAAAGTAGCGCGGGTGCGTTTAACGAACGGTATCGAGGTAACTGCTTACATTCCCGGCATTGGACACAACCTGCAGGAGCACTCGGTTGTGCTGATTCGTGGTGGCAGGGTTAAAGACTTGCCAGGCGTGCGTTACCATATTATCCGCGGCTCATTGGATACTGCCGGGGTTGCCAAACGGAACCAAGGCCGGTCCAAGTATGGGGCTAAACGTGCTAGCGCCAAAAAACAATAA
- the rplW gene encoding 50S ribosomal protein L23, which yields MEISRDVLIRPLITEKTTSLMQDNKYTFIVPLTANKVEIRQAVEQIFKVKVLAVNTIRVMGKNKRMGKTQGKRPDYKKAIVKLAPGERIEFFEGV from the coding sequence ATGGAAATTTCGCGCGATGTACTCATTCGTCCGCTCATCACTGAAAAAACCACCAGCCTGATGCAGGACAACAAATACACTTTTATCGTTCCTTTAACAGCTAACAAAGTGGAAATTCGCCAAGCTGTGGAACAAATCTTCAAAGTAAAAGTACTGGCCGTAAATACCATTCGGGTAATGGGAAAAAACAAACGCATGGGTAAAACTCAAGGTAAACGCCCGGATTATAAAAAAGCTATTGTCAAACTGGCTCCCGGCGAACGCATTGAGTTCTTCGAAGGTGTATAA